The Desulfuromonadaceae bacterium genome contains the following window.
GACGGTGTACGAACAGTGGTATCAAAAGCATACCAGTCCTGGCCTTCTCGAAGAAGCCGTTTATGGCTTGCCGGAACTTTTTCGCAAGGATATTTCGCCAGCTCGACTGGTAGCCAATCCCGGTTGTTATCCTACCAGTGCCGCTTTGGCGCTCGCGCCACTGATTGCCAATGGACTGATCGACCTCAATTCAATTATTATCGACAGTAAATCGGGAGCCAGCGGGGCAGGGCGGGGCGCGAAAACCGAAAGTCTTTACTGTGAAGTCAACGAGGGGTTCAAGGCGTACGGTATTGCCGCTCATCGCCATACACCGGAAATTGAACAAACGCTGTCCGGTCTCGCTGGTCAAGATGTAAAAATCAGTTTTACGCCCCACTTGTTGCCGCTGAACCGGGGGATTTTGACAACGGCTTATGCTTCGCTTGACCGCAAACTGCTGACTGCTGAACTGAGAGATATTTTTCTTCACTATTACGCTGACGAAAAATTTGTCCGCATTTGCGCGGTTGATGTGACCCCCAATATTCATCAGGTGCGCGGGAGTAATTTCTGTGACATTGGGGTCGTCGCGGATCAACGGACGGGGCGGGTGATCGTTGTTTCTGTAATCGATAACCTGGTGAAAGGGGCTGCCGGTCAGGCCGTACAGAATTTGAATTTGATGGCAGGCTTCAGTGAGTCAACCGGACTTGAGGCTGTAGCGATTTATCCATAACATGAAATCGTATCCAGGCTCAGACAGCAGTGGCGAAACAACGATTTGTTTCGCCACTGCTGTTTCTGGTTAAGTTTTGACGTTTGATCGGTTCGGGGTGTTGTGATCTGTGTCGATCGTAAGCGTTTCGCAACGATTTCTGCCGTTACATTTTGCCAGGTACAGTGCTCGGTCGGCGCGATCGATGAATTGTTGTATATTATCATCATCGCCTGGTGCAAAGATGGTCACTCCAATGGACAGGGTGAGACTCTTTTCAGGTTGGTCCTGTTCTAGTGATTCAAAAGACTCGCAACTGATAAGCTTCCTGATCTTTTCCGCCAGATTTGTCGCCCCGTCAAGATCCGTGTGAGGCATCAGAACGATAAATTCCTCGCCACCATAACGACCGACGATATCAGCTTCCCGTGTATGCTCATTAAGCAGTTGCGCCACTTTTTTCAATACGCGGTCGCCCATCAAGTGACCATGTGTGTCGTTCAGCCTCTTGAAATGATCAATGTCAATCATGGCCAGTGAGAGTGGAGAATTAAAACGAATTGACTGGGCCATTTCTCGTTTACTCACTTCGAAAAAATAGCGCCGGTTGGCGAGTTGTGTCAGTTCGTCGGTATAGGATAAATTTTTCGTTTGTTCATAAAGCAGTGCATTTTCCAGCGCCATTGCAGCCTGGTTGGCTGCAGCCTGAATCAATTTAAATTCATTGTCAAGAAAACCATCAGTTCTGTTTTTATGTAAATTAATTACACCATAGGTGCGCATTTTTACACACAGTGGCACCGATACCAAGGAACCGTGTGCTTTCAACTTGCCTTTATAGTTAAGATTTTTCTTCTCCACGTTCATATCCTTGATGTAAACAAGCTTTTGTTTGCGAGCCGTGAGCCCGGTAATTCCTTCGTCAAGTTTCATTGTGACGCCGTCAAGAAGTTCACGATCAATGCCGCTGCTGCTGACAATTTTCAGGCAATTGTCTTCGTCACGGTAGGAGAAAATAACAACCATGTCACAATTGAGGGTCGCGTGCAGGGTCTCGACGATTCTTTCAAAAAGTTCCTTGGTGTCGATGGTTGTAATCATCGCCTGGTTTAATTGAAAGAGTGCTGTTAGCTCAGTGATATGTTCCTGCAGTAAGTGATTGGCTTTTTCAATTTCATAATTTTTTTGAGCAATAGTTTTCTGATGGTTCAATTTTTCATTGGCAACAGCAAGTTCATTTTGACGCTGCATTCTTTCTTCATAAAGATGCTTGAGGTCTATCGTCATGTCATTGAAGGAGGTCGCCAATAACCCGAATTCGTTAACCGAAATATTGTCAATGCGATAATCCAGATTCCCTCTGCGAACTTCATCGGTTGCAATCAACAGACTGTTTATCGGTTGCATCAATTTGTTGAGCATGCGGATAAAGACATATCCTCCGACAATCAAGGCCGCCAGAAGGGTCAAGATGGAACGCAGTGCAATCGTCTCGATAATGACGCCAAGCTCATTGAGTTTGGCCGATGTTGCCAGGATCAGCTTGTCATTTGTCCCCAGCGGCACGGCATGAAACAAGTGGCGGCTTAAAAACAGCGATCCAGAGCTTAGATACAAGTGCTCCCCTCGCTGGATAGCGGACAACTGTGCGGCATTCAGCAGCGGGAGCGAGATGTCGTCACTGTTGCTGATGATCGGCACCCCGGTGGCTGACAGCAACGTAATATGATAAGTCGAATTTGGGCTCAGCCGTGTCAAAAAACTTTTATCCATTGGCGTTTGGAGAAAATAGATACCGATACGATTGTTGTCACGTTCAGGGAAGGGGGAGGCGATTGCGAGCGTAGGAACAGTCCCGGGTTGACTGAGGTAGCGAAATTTTGGCTGACCGACTTGTAGCGTTTGTGCAAAAAGTTCCTGAATTGGCTCATAATAGAGATAATCACCGGCGTTTCCCGGAAAAGAGGCAACGAATATATGGTCATTTCCCAGCGTTGCAAAAAAACTCTCAAGGAGCAGCGAGGTGGTGTTTTCGTTGTCGTTCAATGGGGATGAAACAGCGTTGGTAATGAAGAGAAGTTGTTTTGCATATTCACTCAGTTTTATTTCAAGCGACTTGATTTCCCGGTAAAGGATTTCATGGGTTGCATACAGTCGTTCATCAATTGATTTTTCGATCACCGCGCGAATAAAACCAATAGAACCGATTGTCGCAGCGGCGCCAAAAAGGATGATTGAGAAAAAAAATGGCAGAAGCATTTTGTTACGCAGTCGATTGCGGCGACGTAGCTGGCTGACGGGAAGGATGTTCATGGTTTATAAGAAAATGGCGTCCTGCTGACACATTTCGATAAAGGCCCGGGCAATCTGCGGATCGAATTGTCGTCCGGCATTGGCTTCTATCTCCTCAATGGTAACCTCGTGGGATAACGCATCACGATAGGGGCGGTCAGAAGTCATTGCATCGTAGGTATCAGCGACAGCAAGAATACGTGCTTCAATGAGAATTTCTTCTCCTTCGAGCCGATTTGGGTAGCCGTTACCATCGTATTGTTCATGATGCTGTGCAATGATTTCACGAATGTCGGTGAGAAAATCGATAGGTTTAAGGATTTTGACACCGATCGACGGATGCTGACGCAAAACGTAAATATCGTCATCCGTAAGCGTGCCCTTTTTGTGTAATAATGCGGCATCAATACCGATTTTTCCAATATCGTGAAGCACCGCCGCTTGTTCGAGGCGGTGCAGGCTTTCATTGGAGAGCCCAATCTTTTGTCCCAGTGCCAGGCTGTAGCGGGTGACACGTTCAGAATGACCACGGGTATATTCATCGCTGGCTTCCACCGCTGAAACCAACGCCTGCATAGTACTGAGATAGGACGCCTGCTGCTGTTCATAAAGTCGAGCATTCTTGATTGCGACACTGGCTTGTGTGGCAATCGTGACCAGCAACTCCAGGTCGCTTTCGTTGAAGCAATTGTCGTCATGTCGATTCGAGATTGAAATTGCACCGATGACTTCATCATTGATTACCAGCGGTGCGCTGATCACCGTCTTACGCACAAAACCAAGCAGACTGAGTTTGTTGAATTCTTGTGCTTCATCGATATTTTTGATCAGTATCGGTTTTTTGTGGGCAACGACCCAATGAACGACGCCACCGGCTCTAAACGGAATCTCTTTGGATAAATCAAGGTGATCAGGAAAACCGACGGATCCTTTCGGAATAAGAGTCTTTTTATCTTCGGAGAGGATCAGAATGTGGGCAAAGCGCCCTTTCAGTGTTGTACAGGCATTATGAATAAGGAGCGAAAAAAGTTCCTCCAGATTCATCGTGGAGTTAACCGCCAGCCCCATTCTGTGTAGCGCTGACAGGCGCGCAACCGCGTTTTCGAGAAAGGTGTTTTTGTCTTCAAGTTCACTGGCCAAATCGGCGATCTTGAAGTTCGCCTCTTCAATTTCTTCAATGCGCTCTTCCAGCGTAATGTTCAGATATTCAATCTCTTTAAGCCGTTCCTCCAGGGTGTTGTTCATGTTGTGAATTTCATCGTGGTACATGAGTTTCTCTTTGCTGGCGGCCAGTTCACGTTCGTGATTGACAACCGTGTCGAGCTGATTTTTTAAGTGTTTCACCATCTGGTTAAACTTGCTGCTGAGCAGCGACATTTCCTTGGAATTGTCAATTTCGGCGGTAGCGTTTTCAAAATCACCCTGTTCGAGGTGGGTCATGGCGCTGATCAGTTTGCGGACAGGATAGTCCACATAAAAAAGGATAAACAAGGTAATGGACAGGACCAACACCACGATCATACCGATTGATGACATGATTGTGGCGCGACGACTGTTATTCTGGAGAATTTTAATGTCGTCCACGGAGTAGTGAACATTCAGAATTCCAAGAACCTTTTGGGCAGCATTATGACAACTATAACAGGCCGGGGCATTGTTGATGGGCAAGACAGATCGATAGAGACCACTATCCTGGTGATCGGTATAGAATGAAAAGCGGTTGGATCGAAACGCAAACAGATCACTTGCCGGAACCAGATCGCCGATCTCGGAACGGACAGCGGAGATCAGGATTTTTCCCGATTCATCAAAGATTCTGACATTTAGAATCGTTTCTTCGCTTTTGATATTGTCGAAAATCTTGGATACTTCGTCATTTTTACCCGCCGCCATGCTATTGATGATGCTGCTGCGGATGGTTTCGCCGAGGATTTTACAGTTCTGTGCGGCAACCTTGCTGAGCATCGCATCTTGCGTGCGCAGGTTCTGCCAGACTGTCAGGCTGACCGCGAAGATGACAATAATCGTGGTCAGACCGATAAATTTAAATTTTAATGAATTCATTGTGAGTGGTAAGTGCTCTTAAGTGTTGTCCCGCTGTCAGGCGGAGTCGTGATCCGCTGTGGAATCGCGTTGTTAAATGGTCATTTGCCGCTATACTGCAAGGTCCCTTTTGACAGCAGCGCGTTTTTTAATTTAAAAAAAGAGCAATGTGTCGAGGTAAATGCCCGCTATACAAGTGTCGGTGCTTGACAGTCGATCCATGACCAATTAATATGTCGCACTCCGTCGCAGGAGCTTTTGTTTTGTGTGGAACAGTTGATTGAGTTCTGCAATAAGTTTGCCAACAACTTTATTATATTTTTCATGTAACTTATTGTTTTCAGGCAACTTTAATGAAGTTTATATTATGTGTCGCGGGGGTGGTGCTGATCATTGAAGGTGCTCCGTGGTTCTTGTCTCCCGCCGCGATGCAAAAAATGCAACGACAGTTGTTGCTCAGTTCGTCGCGCGCGCTGCGCATTTGGGGATTGCTGACGATGTTGGCTGGCCTTTTACTGGTTCGTTTTGCAACCTTGTAAAGGGCTTAAATGATTTGACAATATCCCTTATCTGTGTTTGAGTTAGGCCGTTTTTCGGGCGATTTGAAGGTGGAGAATTTTAGGTAGATGCGCCTGGATAAATATAGTTTTGAACTGCCTGAATCGTTAATTGCCCAGTACCCTCCGCCAAGTCGTGAGGACGCACGGTTAATGGTTCTGGCGCGCACCGGCGGCTTGCCGCGCTGCACATTATTTACCGAAATCATTGATCATTTCCAATCTGGGGATGTTCTGGTTTATAACGATACCCAGGTTATCCCCGCACGGCTGTTAGGGCGTAAAGAGTCGGGGGGCAAGATCGAGGTGTTGCTGGTGCGTCGGCGTGTCGGCGATGACGAAATTTGGTCTTGCCTGACAAAATCTTCCAAAGCACCGCGTCCGGGGATGCAGATCGATTTTGGTGAGCAGTTGACAGCGACGGTTCTTGACCAGGGTGAGGAACCGTATCGTTATTTGCGTTTCAATAGTCATGGCGATTTTCGCGAGCAGCTTGAACGGCTTGGCCGGATCCCGTTGCCACCATACATCCTGCGTGAAGACGAGCCACTTGATCGCGAACGATATCAAACTGTTTTTGCTGCGCAACCGGGTGCCGTGGCCGCACCGACTGCCGGGTTGCATGTTACTCCCGCTCTTCTCGACCAGTTACGGGACAAGGGGGTGGTGGTGTGTCCAGTAACTTTGCATGTTGGATTAGGCACGTTTCTGCCGGTGCGGGTCGAGCATATTGACCAGCATCGGATGCATGCCGAGGAGTATCACGTCCCGGCGGCGACAGCTGCAGAAGTCAACCGTGCCCGTCAGGAGGGACGCCGCGTTGTCGCCCTGGGAACAACGACAACGCGCACACTTGAAACAGCGGCTGACGATGCGGGACAGGTGATTCCAGGACCCGGCGAAAGTCGCCTGTTTATTCGACCCGGTTTTCATTTTCAGGTGATCGATGCGCTGATCACAAATTTTCATTTGCCCGGTTCGACCCTGCTTATGATGGTCGCCGCCTTTGTCGGTCATGAGCGCATCATGGCTGCATATCAGCAGGCTATCGCCGAAAAGTTCAGATTTTTCAGCTATGGTGACTGCATGTTGATCGTTTAAGGTCAGGATTTTTTGAGTTCTTTCAGCTTTACATTGCGCCGCGACGTTTCCGGCGGTGCGCGACGCGGGTGTCTTCAGACGCGACGCGGGACAATCGAGACGCCTGTCTTTATGCCGGTCGGGACCCAGGCAACAGTGAAGGCTGTTTTTCCTGAAACCCTGGTTGAACTTGATGCCGAAATTATTCTGGCCAACACCTATCATCTGTATATGCGCCCTGGGCACAAGCTGATTGAGTCGTTGGGCGGACTGCATAAATTTATGCATTGGGACCGCCCGATCCTCACCGACAGTGGTGGTTTTCAGGTTTTCAGTCTTGGGCAGTTGCGCAAGATTGATGAGGAAGGGGTGCGCTTTCAATCGCATATCGACGGTTCGCCGCATCTTTTGACGCCCGAACTATCGATGGCGGTTCAGCGCGCGCTTGATGCTGATATTGTCATGGCCTTCGATGAGTGTATTCCTTATCCCTCGGAACGCGCGTATGTTGAGGCATCAACCGCTTTGTCGTCGCGCTGGGCACGACGCAGTAAAGATGCTCATTTTCGTGATGACGGGGCAGCACTTTTTGGTATTGTCCAGGGGGGAATGTACCGTGATCTGCGGCAACGCAGCGTGTTGGATCTCCTCGACATCGGTTTTGACGGGTATGCCATCGGGGGGTTATCGGTTGGCGAGAAAGCGGAGTTGATGTATGAAGTGCTTGAGTCGACCTTGCCTCATCTGCCGGTCGACAGGCCGCGATACCTGATGGGGGTCGGCACGCCGGAAAACCTGATCGAAGCGGTTGCGCGGGGGGTTGATATGTTCGATTGTGTCATGCCGACCCGCAACGCGCGGAACGGTGTGCTGTTCACCACCTTCGGCAAGATCAGCATCAAGCAGGCGCGTTATCACGATGATCCCGCGCCGATCGATCCCGCTTGTGATTGTTATGTTTGTCGTAACTATAGCCGGGCTTATTTGCGGCACCTCTATCAGGGGAATGAAATTCTTGCTTCAATGTTGAATACGCAACATAATCTGTATTATTATCTCAATCTGATGAAAGGCGCCCGTGACGCGATTGATAACGGCTGCTTTCAAAAATATCGTTATGATTTTTACCGCCTGCGCGGACTGTCGTTGCCGGCCTAATTAAGAACAAATATTTCACTTATTGCGTCAACAAGGAGGAAACCCAATGGTTAACAACGCTTATGCTATGGCGAACAACGCAGCGCAGAAAAGTGGTGGCGGGTATGAGGGTATCATCATGCTGGTCGTCATGTTTGCGATCTTCTATTTCCTGCTGATTCGTCCACAACAAAAACGGGCAAAACAGCACAAGGAAATGGTTGAGGCTTTGAAAATCGGCGATCAGATTGTTACTGCCGGGGGGATTCATGGACGAATTGCGGCGGTTCAGGATGACATCATCAGTGTAGAAATTGCAGCAGGTGTCAAAATTAAAGTTAATCGCGCCTCGGTCATGACGGTCAGCCACTAGTTTGGTTGCGCCAATCCGTCTGCGAACTGTGCTCCGACGGTTATGTTCGAATTAATGTATGCGGTTTACGTAGAACCGCTACGCAATTGACTCAAGGTCTCGGTAAGGAGTTATTTTTGTCATGTCTACCAACACTAAATGGCGCGGACTGCTGATTTTTTTCTGCCTGCTCCTTTCACTCGTGTCGTTGGCCCCAACATTTGTCGGTGCTTCACTGCCAGGTTTCTGGACAAAGTTATTTGACCCGATTCGTCTTGGTCTCGACCTTCAGGGGGGGATGCACCTGGTGCTTGGTGTCGACGTTGACAAGGCGGTAGAAAGTCGTGTTGACGGGCTTATCGACCAGGCCGAAAGTCAGTTGCGTGAGAAGGATATTATCTTTAAACGCATTGAGCGCCAATCCGGAGATCGATTGGCAATTACTGTTTATGATGATGCAGCGGGTGCTGAAGTCGATGCCCTGATGAACGAAAACTTTCCCAACCTGGAAGCGTTGACCGTCCCGGTTTCCGGGGGGTATATCGAAAAGCAGTATCGACTTGGTGATCAAGAGATTGAAGAGGTTCGTGATTATGCAGTACGACAGGCGCTTGAAACGCTGCGCAACCGGGTTGATGAATTCGGCGTCAGTGAACCGACCCTGCAACGTCAGTCTGGCAACCGCATCCTGATTCAGCTGCCGGGCGTCAAGGATCCCGAGCGGGCCATTGCGTTATTGGGAAAGACCGCCCGCCTGGAGTTCAAAATGGTTGTCGAAGACGGCAATATTGCCGAGGCTCTGAAGGGGAATTTGCCTCCCGGAGTTCTGTTGCTCTACGAAAAAAATGTTGATGCACGGACCGGCGCAACGAGTGAAACACCACTGCTGGTCGAGCAGAAGACAGCATTGACCGGTGATCTGCTCAGCGATGCACAGGTGCGGATCGATACGCGCTTCAACGACCCTTATGTTTCGATTGATTTCAATCCGGTCGGGGCCAAACGGTTTGATCAGTTGACCGCCGCTTCGGTTGGCCGACGGATGGCTATCGTTCTCGACGATACGGTGTACTCGGCCCCGGTAATTCGTGAACGGATTTCCGGCGGCAGTGCGCAGATCAGCGGTTCGTTTACCGAACAGGAGGCGACTGATCTGGCGATTGTTCTGCGTGCCGGATCGCTCCCCGCGCCGGTCAAGATCCTTGAAGACCGGACTGTAGGACCGTCCCTGGGGCGTGATTCGATCAGA
Protein-coding sequences here:
- the argC gene encoding N-acetyl-gamma-glutamyl-phosphate reductase → MLKVAVVGASGYTGVELLRLLYSHPLVEVTCVTSRQYVGAPIAEVFPSLGGCFSLVCKPIDTEMIAAVADVAFVALPHKNAMQVVPELLDKGMKVIDLSADYRLRDQTVYEQWYQKHTSPGLLEEAVYGLPELFRKDISPARLVANPGCYPTSAALALAPLIANGLIDLNSIIIDSKSGASGAGRGAKTESLYCEVNEGFKAYGIAAHRHTPEIEQTLSGLAGQDVKISFTPHLLPLNRGILTTAYASLDRKLLTAELRDIFLHYYADEKFVRICAVDVTPNIHQVRGSNFCDIGVVADQRTGRVIVVSVIDNLVKGAAGQAVQNLNLMAGFSESTGLEAVAIYP
- a CDS encoding diguanylate cyclase, translating into MLLPFFFSIILFGAAATIGSIGFIRAVIEKSIDERLYATHEILYREIKSLEIKLSEYAKQLLFITNAVSSPLNDNENTTSLLLESFFATLGNDHIFVASFPGNAGDYLYYEPIQELFAQTLQVGQPKFRYLSQPGTVPTLAIASPFPERDNNRIGIYFLQTPMDKSFLTRLSPNSTYHITLLSATGVPIISNSDDISLPLLNAAQLSAIQRGEHLYLSSGSLFLSRHLFHAVPLGTNDKLILATSAKLNELGVIIETIALRSILTLLAALIVGGYVFIRMLNKLMQPINSLLIATDEVRRGNLDYRIDNISVNEFGLLATSFNDMTIDLKHLYEERMQRQNELAVANEKLNHQKTIAQKNYEIEKANHLLQEHITELTALFQLNQAMITTIDTKELFERIVETLHATLNCDMVVIFSYRDEDNCLKIVSSSGIDRELLDGVTMKLDEGITGLTARKQKLVYIKDMNVEKKNLNYKGKLKAHGSLVSVPLCVKMRTYGVINLHKNRTDGFLDNEFKLIQAAANQAAMALENALLYEQTKNLSYTDELTQLANRRYFFEVSKREMAQSIRFNSPLSLAMIDIDHFKRLNDTHGHLMGDRVLKKVAQLLNEHTREADIVGRYGGEEFIVLMPHTDLDGATNLAEKIRKLISCESFESLEQDQPEKSLTLSIGVTIFAPGDDDNIQQFIDRADRALYLAKCNGRNRCETLTIDTDHNTPNRSNVKT
- a CDS encoding HD domain-containing protein; protein product: MNSLKFKFIGLTTIIVIFAVSLTVWQNLRTQDAMLSKVAAQNCKILGETIRSSIINSMAAGKNDEVSKIFDNIKSEETILNVRIFDESGKILISAVRSEIGDLVPASDLFAFRSNRFSFYTDHQDSGLYRSVLPINNAPACYSCHNAAQKVLGILNVHYSVDDIKILQNNSRRATIMSSIGMIVVLVLSITLFILFYVDYPVRKLISAMTHLEQGDFENATAEIDNSKEMSLLSSKFNQMVKHLKNQLDTVVNHERELAASKEKLMYHDEIHNMNNTLEERLKEIEYLNITLEERIEEIEEANFKIADLASELEDKNTFLENAVARLSALHRMGLAVNSTMNLEELFSLLIHNACTTLKGRFAHILILSEDKKTLIPKGSVGFPDHLDLSKEIPFRAGGVVHWVVAHKKPILIKNIDEAQEFNKLSLLGFVRKTVISAPLVINDEVIGAISISNRHDDNCFNESDLELLVTIATQASVAIKNARLYEQQQASYLSTMQALVSAVEASDEYTRGHSERVTRYSLALGQKIGLSNESLHRLEQAAVLHDIGKIGIDAALLHKKGTLTDDDIYVLRQHPSIGVKILKPIDFLTDIREIIAQHHEQYDGNGYPNRLEGEEILIEARILAVADTYDAMTSDRPYRDALSHEVTIEEIEANAGRQFDPQIARAFIEMCQQDAIFL
- a CDS encoding DUF2065 domain-containing protein; translation: MKFILCVAGVVLIIEGAPWFLSPAAMQKMQRQLLLSSSRALRIWGLLTMLAGLLLVRFATL
- the queA gene encoding tRNA preQ1(34) S-adenosylmethionine ribosyltransferase-isomerase QueA, whose protein sequence is MRLDKYSFELPESLIAQYPPPSREDARLMVLARTGGLPRCTLFTEIIDHFQSGDVLVYNDTQVIPARLLGRKESGGKIEVLLVRRRVGDDEIWSCLTKSSKAPRPGMQIDFGEQLTATVLDQGEEPYRYLRFNSHGDFREQLERLGRIPLPPYILREDEPLDRERYQTVFAAQPGAVAAPTAGLHVTPALLDQLRDKGVVVCPVTLHVGLGTFLPVRVEHIDQHRMHAEEYHVPAATAAEVNRARQEGRRVVALGTTTTRTLETAADDAGQVIPGPGESRLFIRPGFHFQVIDALITNFHLPGSTLLMMVAAFVGHERIMAAYQQAIAEKFRFFSYGDCMLIV
- the tgt gene encoding tRNA guanosine(34) transglycosylase Tgt produces the protein MSSFSFTLRRDVSGGARRGCLQTRRGTIETPVFMPVGTQATVKAVFPETLVELDAEIILANTYHLYMRPGHKLIESLGGLHKFMHWDRPILTDSGGFQVFSLGQLRKIDEEGVRFQSHIDGSPHLLTPELSMAVQRALDADIVMAFDECIPYPSERAYVEASTALSSRWARRSKDAHFRDDGAALFGIVQGGMYRDLRQRSVLDLLDIGFDGYAIGGLSVGEKAELMYEVLESTLPHLPVDRPRYLMGVGTPENLIEAVARGVDMFDCVMPTRNARNGVLFTTFGKISIKQARYHDDPAPIDPACDCYVCRNYSRAYLRHLYQGNEILASMLNTQHNLYYYLNLMKGARDAIDNGCFQKYRYDFYRLRGLSLPA
- the yajC gene encoding preprotein translocase subunit YajC; amino-acid sequence: MVNNAYAMANNAAQKSGGGYEGIIMLVVMFAIFYFLLIRPQQKRAKQHKEMVEALKIGDQIVTAGGIHGRIAAVQDDIISVEIAAGVKIKVNRASVMTVSH
- the secD gene encoding protein translocase subunit SecD, coding for MSTNTKWRGLLIFFCLLLSLVSLAPTFVGASLPGFWTKLFDPIRLGLDLQGGMHLVLGVDVDKAVESRVDGLIDQAESQLREKDIIFKRIERQSGDRLAITVYDDAAGAEVDALMNENFPNLEALTVPVSGGYIEKQYRLGDQEIEEVRDYAVRQALETLRNRVDEFGVSEPTLQRQSGNRILIQLPGVKDPERAIALLGKTARLEFKMVVEDGNIAEALKGNLPPGVLLLYEKNVDARTGATSETPLLVEQKTALTGDLLSDAQVRIDTRFNDPYVSIDFNPVGAKRFDQLTAASVGRRMAIVLDDTVYSAPVIRERISGGSAQISGSFTEQEATDLAIVLRAGSLPAPVKILEDRTVGPSLGRDSIRQGIISVMIGGVLVIVAMLIYYKLSGLVANVALILNLFFILALLSILGATLTLPGIAGIVLTVGMAVDANVLIFERIREEVRVGKTARAALDAGFSKAFLTIIDANVTTLIAALVLFQFGTGPVKGFAVTLSIGIVASLFTAIFVSRTIFDYFLNRQQIKQLSI